The Gemmatimonadota bacterium genome has a segment encoding these proteins:
- a CDS encoding Rne/Rng family ribonuclease has protein sequence MKREILISGTPRETRVAILEDDKLVELLVDRPDHRRSVGDVYLGRVEAVLPGIQAAFVDIGLEKSAFLHASDLLEPEEDDDPAEVDDAEDEESEDESTDAEADASETATATKRRGVGGKREVGARRAVPDISEILKKGQTLPVQITKEPISTKGCRVTAQISLAGRFLVYMPYASKVGISRKIENREQRAKLREMVSRLLPKDAGGVIVRTVAEGVTEDHFRREIESLVGTWNKVKRKEQHVRKAPALLHREASLTRSLVRDVFSDKVDALWVDSRELHQEIMQYLEQIDPDLIERVHWYQEPQPLFDLFRIEEEIRDLFKPRVDLPTGGYVIIQPTEALVSVDVNTGRYTGKRDPEKTILRTNVEAAREIARQIRLRDVGGIIVADFIDMESKANRDRVLQELRTHLGRDRARTRAFAVSELGLIEMTRQRVRPSLWASMTRECNTCHGTGRVFSPEIVTRRLERALKRAGIEQKEKRLAIRLHPDVALYLLEEEPKLVVALGRQGGLELEVRDDPMLRLDEFRLMSRPAGRDVTELYAVA, from the coding sequence GTGAAGCGCGAAATTCTGATTTCAGGTACCCCCCGCGAGACGCGGGTGGCGATTCTCGAGGACGACAAGCTCGTCGAGCTTCTCGTCGACCGCCCGGACCACCGTCGGTCAGTCGGTGACGTCTACCTCGGTCGGGTCGAGGCGGTCCTTCCGGGAATCCAGGCTGCATTCGTAGACATCGGGCTCGAGAAGAGCGCTTTCCTTCATGCGTCCGACTTGCTCGAGCCCGAGGAAGACGATGACCCCGCTGAAGTCGACGATGCCGAGGACGAAGAGTCCGAGGACGAGTCGACCGATGCCGAGGCCGATGCCAGCGAGACCGCGACGGCGACCAAACGCCGTGGCGTCGGGGGCAAGCGCGAGGTCGGCGCTCGTCGGGCCGTTCCCGATATCTCCGAAATCCTGAAGAAGGGCCAGACTCTTCCAGTCCAGATCACCAAGGAGCCGATCTCCACCAAGGGCTGCCGCGTTACCGCGCAGATCTCCCTGGCGGGGCGCTTTCTGGTGTATATGCCGTACGCCTCCAAGGTCGGAATTTCCCGCAAGATCGAGAATCGCGAGCAACGCGCGAAACTGCGCGAGATGGTGTCGCGCCTGCTCCCGAAGGATGCCGGCGGAGTGATCGTGCGTACGGTCGCCGAAGGAGTCACCGAAGACCATTTCCGTCGGGAAATCGAGTCGCTGGTGGGGACCTGGAACAAGGTGAAGCGGAAGGAGCAGCACGTCAGGAAGGCCCCCGCGCTGCTGCATCGCGAGGCCTCGCTGACCCGGTCGCTTGTCCGCGACGTCTTCTCCGACAAGGTGGACGCGCTCTGGGTCGATTCGCGCGAACTGCACCAGGAAATCATGCAGTATCTCGAGCAGATCGATCCTGATCTGATCGAGCGCGTGCACTGGTATCAGGAGCCGCAACCGCTCTTCGATCTGTTCCGGATCGAGGAGGAAATTCGCGATCTCTTCAAGCCGCGGGTCGACCTGCCAACCGGTGGCTACGTCATCATCCAGCCCACGGAAGCGCTGGTGTCGGTCGACGTGAATACCGGTCGCTACACTGGCAAGCGCGACCCCGAGAAGACGATCCTGCGGACCAATGTCGAGGCGGCGCGCGAAATTGCCCGTCAGATCCGGCTCCGCGACGTCGGCGGGATCATCGTGGCCGACTTCATCGACATGGAATCCAAGGCCAACCGCGACCGCGTCCTCCAGGAGCTCCGGACCCACCTCGGCCGGGACCGCGCGAGGACGCGTGCGTTTGCGGTCTCGGAGCTCGGTCTGATCGAGATGACCCGGCAGCGGGTGCGACCCTCCCTTTGGGCTTCGATGACCCGGGAGTGCAATACCTGCCATGGGACCGGCCGGGTATTCTCACCTGAAATAGTTACTCGGCGGCTGGAGCGGGCCCTGAAGCGGGCGGGGATCGAGCAGAAGGAAAAGCGGCTCGCGATCAGGCTCCATCCCGATGTAGCGCTCTACCTTCTGGAGGAGGAGCCCAAGCTGGTGGTTGCTCTGGGCCGCCAGGGGGGGCTGGAACTTGAGGTCCGGGACGATCCGATGCTCCGGCTCGACGAGTTCCGGCTGATGTCCCGCCCGGCCGGCCGCGACGTCACCGAACTCTATGCCGTGGCGTAG
- a CDS encoding glycerophosphodiester phosphodiesterase yields the protein MTAHQLSTDRWPLVIAHRGVSGRALENSVAAFELAVAERCDGIELDVHATADGELVVHHDPVLSTGEGISTLALPELREFRLKDGSPIPTLAEVLHITGRLRLYIEAKTLPTDVDGRLLELLARDPFPARLQVHAFDHRVIGRLAARQGDLALGVLSSSYPLDPVGPVLAVGARTLWQEWTMIDTELVERCGAAGVTVIAWTVNGAGAARDLAALGVGGLCGNFPDRLRRGS from the coding sequence ATGACTGCACACCAGTTGTCCACAGATCGCTGGCCACTCGTCATCGCCCATAGAGGTGTCTCAGGCCGCGCCCTCGAGAACAGCGTCGCCGCCTTCGAATTGGCTGTGGCGGAGCGTTGTGACGGCATTGAACTCGACGTCCATGCGACCGCCGACGGGGAGTTGGTAGTTCACCATGACCCGGTCCTGTCGACCGGCGAGGGAATCAGCACCCTCGCGCTGCCTGAGCTTCGCGAATTCCGGCTGAAGGATGGCTCCCCGATTCCGACCTTGGCCGAAGTTCTCCACATCACCGGCCGACTCCGGCTCTACATCGAAGCGAAGACCCTTCCGACCGACGTCGATGGTCGGCTGCTGGAGCTTCTGGCACGCGACCCCTTCCCCGCACGTCTGCAGGTTCATGCGTTTGATCACCGGGTCATTGGCCGGCTGGCCGCACGCCAGGGGGACCTCGCGCTGGGAGTGCTGTCGAGCAGCTACCCGCTGGATCCGGTTGGTCCTGTCCTCGCCGTAGGCGCGCGAACGCTCTGGCAGGAATGGACGATGATTGATACGGAGTTGGTCGAACGGTGTGGTGCGGCTGGCGTCACGGTCATCGCCTGGACCGTCAACGGCGCAGGAGCAGCGCGCGACCTCGCCGCCCTGGGAGTTGGCGGACTCTGTGGCAATTTCCCCGATCGGCTCAGGCGCGGGTCATGA
- a CDS encoding RNA polymerase sigma factor encodes MTVVAADFPNDPELVAAWRRGDEQAADQLVRRHAAALGRYLAAAGAGSADVDDLVQDTFFRAFRGLEGWRGDGTFRGWLFRIAGNLLKDRFRAGKGRVFLEIADQDLVDHADPEGELVASEVGEQLAKGLQGLPRLQREVFLLRVQQGLEYGEIALALSTTPGAARVHFHHAVKKLKELLT; translated from the coding sequence ATGACGGTTGTGGCAGCGGACTTCCCGAACGATCCGGAGCTCGTTGCCGCATGGCGGCGCGGGGACGAGCAGGCGGCCGACCAGCTGGTCCGTCGGCACGCTGCCGCGCTCGGACGCTACCTGGCAGCCGCCGGAGCCGGCAGCGCCGACGTTGATGACTTGGTCCAGGACACCTTTTTCAGGGCATTCCGCGGACTCGAAGGGTGGCGGGGGGACGGCACCTTTCGGGGATGGCTCTTCCGAATCGCTGGCAACCTGCTGAAGGATCGATTCCGGGCGGGGAAAGGCCGGGTCTTCCTCGAAATTGCGGATCAGGATCTGGTTGACCACGCCGACCCCGAAGGGGAACTCGTGGCGTCGGAGGTGGGAGAGCAGTTGGCGAAAGGCCTGCAGGGCCTGCCACGGTTGCAGCGAGAGGTCTTCCTCCTCCGGGTGCAGCAGGGGCTCGAATACGGGGAAATCGCACTGGCCCTCTCGACCACGCCTGGGGCCGCCCGGGTGCACTTTCATCACGCCGTGAAGAAGTTGAAGGAGTTGCTCACATGA
- a CDS encoding acyclic terpene utilization AtuA family protein codes for MSKRKERVVIAAGQGFWGDWLEAPVRQVQGGEIDYLVLDYLAEVTMSILQKQRSRDPNAGYARDFVTQMERILPDVAARGIRVISNAGGVNPRGCAEAVRAAANRLGVGDKIRIALVTGDDLLDRLDTLTAEGETFANMDTGRPLSDVRGQVRSANAYLGMMPVVEALDRGANIVITGRVTDTGLTLGPLVHEFGWSPDDWDRIAAGTIAGHILECGAQSSGGNLLRDWRKVKRLEDVGFPLVEAEPDGNFTVTKHPGTGGVVNVASVSEQLVYEMGDPANYITPDGIVDFTSIRLKQGGKDRVKVSGITGSPRTPMLKVSVAYFYGYKAIGSLVYSWPDAFDKAKAADRILRKRLTALGLSFEQILTEYVGVDSTHGRLSGKPSPDLAEVMLRVGVRGTDRAAVERFTREIAPLVLTGPPSVTGFAGGRPAVEEIVAYWPALVAREKIEPFIHVEMV; via the coding sequence ATGAGCAAGCGCAAAGAGCGCGTGGTGATTGCAGCAGGGCAGGGCTTCTGGGGCGACTGGCTTGAAGCCCCCGTTCGGCAGGTGCAGGGCGGCGAGATCGATTATCTCGTGCTCGACTATCTCGCCGAAGTCACGATGTCGATTCTGCAGAAGCAGCGCTCGCGCGATCCGAATGCTGGTTACGCACGCGACTTTGTGACCCAGATGGAGCGCATTCTCCCGGACGTCGCTGCGCGAGGCATCCGGGTGATCTCGAATGCCGGTGGAGTCAACCCTCGCGGCTGTGCCGAAGCGGTGCGCGCCGCGGCCAACCGGCTCGGCGTGGGTGACAAGATCCGGATCGCCCTGGTCACCGGCGACGATCTGCTCGATCGGCTCGACACCCTGACGGCCGAAGGTGAGACTTTCGCGAATATGGATACTGGTCGGCCCCTGAGTGACGTCCGGGGGCAGGTCCGTTCTGCGAACGCTTACCTCGGGATGATGCCCGTCGTGGAGGCACTCGATCGCGGCGCGAATATCGTGATCACCGGTCGCGTGACCGACACTGGTCTCACGCTCGGTCCGCTGGTCCACGAGTTCGGCTGGTCGCCCGACGACTGGGATCGGATCGCCGCCGGCACCATCGCGGGGCATATCCTCGAGTGCGGGGCGCAGAGCTCCGGCGGAAACCTGCTCCGCGACTGGCGCAAGGTGAAGCGGCTCGAAGATGTCGGCTTCCCGCTGGTCGAGGCCGAACCCGATGGCAATTTCACCGTCACCAAGCACCCGGGAACAGGCGGGGTCGTGAACGTCGCGTCCGTTTCCGAGCAGCTGGTGTACGAAATGGGCGACCCGGCCAATTACATCACGCCGGACGGCATCGTCGACTTCACGTCGATCCGGCTGAAGCAGGGAGGGAAGGACCGGGTGAAGGTGTCGGGAATCACCGGGAGTCCGCGGACACCGATGCTGAAGGTCTCGGTAGCCTACTTCTACGGCTACAAGGCGATCGGATCGCTGGTCTACTCCTGGCCCGACGCCTTCGACAAGGCCAAGGCCGCCGATCGGATTCTTCGCAAGCGACTGACTGCGCTAGGGCTCTCTTTCGAACAGATTCTCACCGAATATGTGGGAGTCGATTCCACGCACGGCCGGCTCTCGGGCAAGCCATCGCCTGACCTCGCCGAAGTGATGCTGCGAGTTGGCGTGCGCGGCACGGATCGGGCAGCCGTCGAGCGGTTCACGCGCGAAATCGCGCCGCTGGTATTGACGGGCCCGCCGAGTGTCACTGGCTTTGCCGGTGGCCGCCCGGCGGTCGAGGAAATCGTCGCGTACTGGCCGGCGCTGGTGGCTCGCGAGAAGATCGAACCCTTCATCCATGTGGAGATGGTCTGA
- a CDS encoding enoyl-CoA hydratase/isomerase family protein, with protein MSGVASAITEGVLTLTLDRADKRNALNLAMLDGLAEGIARAELEAGVRVLVIRGAGKDFCAGADLDELLASADRSLEENEQAALRLGEIFLALRQLPKPSVAIVQGRALAGGAGLATACDLVLATASASFGYPEIARGFVPAMVMTMLRRCVGEKRAFDLVSTGRTVSAAEALELGLVSRVVPDDAFEDAAAVLLKQLVGQSSTAFALTKQLFTALDDRSFNEGILLGARVNALSRATPDFKQAIAAFLTR; from the coding sequence GTGAGCGGCGTCGCCTCCGCGATCACCGAAGGGGTCCTGACGCTCACCCTCGACCGAGCCGACAAGCGCAACGCCTTGAACCTCGCGATGCTCGATGGGCTGGCCGAGGGGATCGCGCGGGCGGAGCTGGAGGCGGGGGTCCGGGTGCTGGTGATTCGTGGGGCGGGGAAGGATTTCTGCGCTGGCGCAGACCTCGACGAACTGCTCGCCTCCGCCGATCGCTCGCTTGAGGAGAACGAGCAGGCCGCGCTCCGCCTCGGCGAAATCTTCCTGGCGCTGCGGCAGTTGCCGAAGCCATCGGTCGCGATCGTGCAGGGGCGTGCGCTCGCCGGCGGCGCCGGACTGGCCACTGCCTGCGATCTCGTGCTCGCCACCGCCTCTGCCTCGTTCGGGTACCCCGAGATTGCCCGAGGCTTCGTCCCCGCGATGGTCATGACCATGCTGCGCCGTTGCGTCGGGGAGAAGCGAGCCTTCGACCTGGTCAGCACCGGCCGCACGGTGTCCGCGGCGGAAGCGCTTGAGCTCGGTCTCGTTTCGCGGGTGGTGCCCGATGACGCATTCGAAGACGCCGCAGCGGTCCTGCTGAAGCAGCTCGTCGGCCAGAGTAGTACGGCCTTCGCGCTCACCAAGCAGCTCTTTACCGCACTCGACGATCGCAGTTTCAACGAGGGCATTCTCCTCGGGGCTCGGGTCAATGCGCTCTCCCGCGCGACGCCGGATTTCAAGCAGGCGATCGCGGCATTCCTGACCAGATGA
- a CDS encoding leishmanolysin-related zinc metalloendopeptidase, producing the protein MVASLLLALGCGGSSETIGPPSAIEITAGNNQQSTVGQPLPVTPTARVRDKDGHNLSAITVRFTVVSGGGTIAADTAITDANGVVVLPSWTLGTRSGANTLKVQASGLTTSVTVNATGTAAAPSNLATVDQVNFAALVQTQVTGQPTVLVTDGFGNPVGGVIVTFSVSLNNGSLTGAAPTTDAAGHASLAGWTLGSTVGVNRVTASASGTNSVQFEAQGLSAAPTIVSTSPTTQAGILGAMVPRVPQVRVTNSLGQILGGVPVRFAISGGGDATVLGPLAVSDPITGIAAPTDWRLGPASTSSTVIATLPGFPGSSVTFNATGTFSPFLIDVRFLSSATPAQRDAFASAAARWMQIIVGDIPDVPVSLAVGTCATGASPAMNETIDDVVIFAQVTGIDGVGGILGSAGPCIRRSTGLFTAVGSMRFDMADLVGLQNTNRLEPVILHEMAHVLGFGTIWTEKGVLVGAGGADPVFTGAEALSVWPSFNLGYAGTPVPVENLFGAGTRDSHWRESVLVSELMTGFIEAPGVPTPLSRLTIASFKDLGYSISYSTADAYAGNLMAAMREAGAGARTPINDIVENAQWEVTPLGIVRRIH; encoded by the coding sequence ATGGTCGCTTCGTTGCTGCTGGCCCTCGGCTGTGGTGGCAGCAGCGAGACCATCGGCCCGCCGTCAGCAATCGAGATCACCGCGGGCAACAATCAGCAGTCAACGGTCGGGCAACCCCTCCCGGTCACTCCGACGGCACGCGTGCGAGACAAGGACGGCCACAACCTTTCCGCCATCACGGTCCGGTTCACCGTGGTAAGTGGTGGCGGTACCATTGCTGCCGATACAGCGATCACTGACGCGAATGGCGTCGTGGTCCTCCCGAGCTGGACCCTCGGCACCAGGAGCGGTGCGAATACCCTGAAAGTGCAAGCGTCGGGACTGACCACGAGCGTCACGGTCAACGCGACTGGCACCGCCGCGGCACCAAGCAACCTTGCTACGGTCGATCAGGTCAACTTTGCCGCGCTGGTTCAGACTCAGGTGACCGGGCAGCCCACGGTGCTCGTCACCGACGGCTTCGGCAACCCCGTTGGCGGTGTCATCGTGACCTTCAGCGTCTCGCTCAACAACGGCTCACTGACGGGCGCAGCCCCGACGACAGACGCCGCGGGCCATGCCTCGCTGGCAGGCTGGACACTGGGCTCGACTGTCGGCGTGAATCGAGTGACCGCCTCAGCAAGCGGCACCAACTCGGTGCAGTTCGAAGCGCAGGGGCTGTCCGCCGCCCCGACGATCGTTTCCACGTCACCGACGACGCAGGCTGGGATTCTTGGCGCAATGGTTCCGAGAGTCCCCCAGGTGCGGGTCACCAACTCCCTGGGGCAGATCCTGGGCGGCGTGCCGGTCCGTTTCGCCATCTCGGGTGGCGGAGACGCTACTGTGCTCGGTCCGCTGGCCGTATCGGATCCGATCACCGGCATTGCCGCTCCCACCGACTGGCGGCTGGGACCGGCGAGTACATCGAGCACCGTCATCGCAACGCTCCCCGGTTTCCCGGGGTCGAGCGTGACCTTCAACGCAACTGGCACGTTTTCGCCGTTCCTGATCGACGTCCGCTTCCTCAGCTCAGCGACACCGGCCCAACGGGACGCGTTCGCCTCGGCTGCCGCGCGCTGGATGCAGATCATCGTCGGCGACATTCCCGATGTGCCGGTGAGCCTCGCGGTGGGTACGTGTGCCACCGGGGCGTCGCCAGCAATGAACGAGACGATCGACGACGTGGTCATCTTTGCCCAGGTCACCGGTATCGATGGCGTTGGCGGCATCCTCGGATCGGCCGGGCCGTGCATCAGGCGAAGCACAGGTCTCTTCACAGCGGTCGGGTCGATGCGGTTCGACATGGCTGACCTGGTGGGACTTCAGAACACCAATCGCCTGGAGCCCGTGATCCTGCACGAGATGGCGCACGTCCTTGGGTTCGGCACGATCTGGACGGAAAAGGGCGTGCTGGTCGGCGCCGGGGGCGCTGATCCGGTCTTTACCGGGGCGGAGGCCTTGTCAGTATGGCCGAGTTTCAACCTGGGGTACGCTGGCACACCGGTTCCGGTCGAGAACCTGTTCGGCGCCGGCACCCGGGACTCGCACTGGCGCGAGAGCGTACTCGTGTCGGAGCTGATGACCGGCTTCATCGAAGCTCCCGGCGTTCCGACGCCGTTGTCGCGACTCACGATCGCGTCTTTCAAGGACCTCGGCTACTCGATTTCGTATAGCACAGCAGACGCGTACGCCGGGAATCTGATGGCGGCAATGAGAGAAGCCGGGGCTGGCGCGCGCACACCGATCAACGACATCGTCGAGAATGCGCAGTGGGAAGTCACACCGCTCGGAATCGTGCGTCGCATTCACTGA
- the rplU gene encoding 50S ribosomal protein L21 has translation MYAIFKALGKQYRAEMGATLRLPLMEKKAAGDVVTFDEVLLTSTGDSITAGVPTVAGAKVTVEVVGHGKEKKIYVFKFKRRKNYRRKTGHRQKFTEVRITDVQLG, from the coding sequence ATGTACGCGATTTTCAAGGCATTGGGGAAGCAGTACCGCGCCGAAATGGGCGCCACACTTCGCCTGCCACTGATGGAAAAGAAGGCTGCGGGCGATGTGGTGACGTTCGATGAGGTGCTCCTGACCTCCACGGGCGATTCCATCACGGCCGGCGTGCCCACCGTTGCCGGAGCCAAGGTCACCGTCGAGGTGGTCGGGCACGGCAAGGAAAAGAAGATCTACGTCTTCAAGTTCAAGCGCCGGAAGAACTATCGGCGGAAGACCGGACATCGGCAGAAGTTCACCGAAGTCCGCATCACTGACGTCCAGCTGGGTTGA
- the rpmA gene encoding 50S ribosomal protein L27 has translation MAHKKGVGSSRNGRNSNPQYLGVKHFGGERVTAGSILVKQRGTKFHVGKNVFKAKDDSLHTYIDGVVKFERKDKNRMKVSVYPLVETATA, from the coding sequence GTGGCTCATAAAAAGGGCGTCGGCTCCAGCCGCAACGGTCGTAATTCGAATCCGCAGTACCTCGGCGTCAAGCACTTCGGGGGCGAGCGGGTCACGGCCGGCAGCATTCTGGTCAAGCAGCGTGGCACCAAGTTCCACGTCGGCAAGAATGTCTTCAAGGCCAAGGATGACTCGCTTCACACCTACATCGATGGCGTGGTGAAGTTTGAGCGGAAGGACAAGAACCGGATGAAGGTCTCTGTCTATCCGCTGGTTGAGACTGCCACGGCGTAA
- a CDS encoding ATP-dependent DNA helicase RecQ: protein MSTIAAARQILSDTFGYPDFRPLQTRVVEPVLAGRDVLAVLPTGGGKSICFQVPALVTPGLTLVISPLVALMQDQVGALARRGAPAAALNSALDPAEQAATLIAAANGTLRLLYVSPERLPRLIEDLDQRKVRVARIAVDEAHCIVEWGHDFRPSYRSLRRARAALGSPPCVALTGSATPAVRSDIRQSLGFAVDAVEIVGSFDRRNLTFEVLPVVSRDDRLARLVAQVRASRDTVIVYAPTRGLTEGIARVLQESGVVASPYHAGLSSEARLDCLQRFLAGRIRVVVATCAFGMGIDKSDVRLVIHWTLPPTPESYYQEAGRAGRDGNSARCLLLHHPHDALMPRRQLATTFPPERTLEQLWRDPSTRARHPASILAAADRLAAELRPDRGRVDWSAVRRRRREAERRLDAMVAYARSAGCRRALLLGWFGERVVRCAGCDYCRARRPK, encoded by the coding sequence GTGTCGACCATCGCCGCTGCCCGCCAGATTCTCTCTGACACCTTCGGGTACCCCGACTTCCGCCCCTTGCAGACGCGGGTGGTCGAGCCGGTGCTCGCCGGCCGCGACGTGCTTGCGGTGCTTCCCACCGGCGGCGGCAAGTCGATCTGCTTCCAGGTGCCTGCGCTTGTGACGCCTGGCCTGACCCTCGTGATCTCGCCACTTGTCGCCCTGATGCAGGATCAGGTCGGCGCGCTCGCGCGACGAGGGGCACCCGCGGCAGCCCTCAATAGCGCGCTCGATCCGGCGGAGCAGGCCGCGACGCTCATCGCTGCTGCCAACGGCACCCTGCGGCTGCTCTACGTATCGCCGGAACGCCTGCCGCGCCTGATCGAAGATCTCGACCAGCGCAAGGTGCGGGTCGCGCGAATCGCCGTCGATGAAGCGCACTGCATTGTGGAGTGGGGGCACGACTTTCGGCCCAGCTATCGTTCGCTGCGTCGGGCGCGCGCTGCGCTCGGCAGCCCGCCGTGTGTGGCGCTGACCGGCAGTGCGACACCGGCGGTGCGCAGCGACATTCGGCAATCACTTGGTTTCGCTGTGGATGCCGTCGAAATCGTGGGCTCGTTCGATCGACGCAACCTCACCTTTGAAGTGTTGCCGGTGGTGAGTCGGGACGACCGGCTCGCGCGACTGGTGGCCCAGGTCCGCGCCAGCCGCGACACGGTCATCGTGTACGCTCCCACCCGTGGGCTCACCGAAGGGATCGCTCGCGTGCTCCAGGAGAGTGGCGTGGTGGCGAGCCCCTATCACGCAGGACTGAGCTCCGAAGCGCGCCTCGATTGCCTCCAGCGCTTTCTGGCGGGGCGCATCCGGGTCGTCGTCGCGACCTGTGCGTTCGGGATGGGCATCGACAAGTCCGATGTCCGGTTGGTGATCCACTGGACGCTGCCGCCGACGCCGGAGTCGTACTATCAGGAGGCCGGCCGAGCCGGGCGCGATGGCAACTCGGCGCGGTGCCTGCTCCTCCATCATCCGCATGATGCCCTGATGCCGCGGCGACAACTGGCGACGACCTTCCCGCCCGAGCGCACCCTTGAACAGTTGTGGCGCGATCCATCCACCCGGGCCCGGCACCCTGCGTCGATCCTTGCGGCAGCGGACCGGCTTGCGGCCGAACTCCGGCCTGATCGAGGCCGGGTCGACTGGAGCGCGGTTCGCCGTCGTCGTCGCGAGGCCGAACGCCGCCTCGACGCGATGGTGGCCTATGCGCGAAGTGCCGGGTGTCGACGCGCCCTGTTGCTGGGATGGTTCGGCGAGCGCGTGGTACGCTGCGCCGGGTGCGATTACTGCCGGGCGCGGCGCCCGAAATGA